A single Hippocampus zosterae strain Florida chromosome 1, ASM2543408v3, whole genome shotgun sequence DNA region contains:
- the trmt44 gene encoding probable tRNA (uracil-O(2)-)-methyltransferase isoform X1, which produces MLKRFEVRFPADCETLPDGFWSAVDVWIKKPHVVNKRLCGVQETEVVEGDEALRLLPQDVLAWLSGSGSDGTHRTPLSSHVRTFIPKIDIYGTGKQKEVVVKDLDGQQVMFVPFEESEARQMSVKKDNIYSIKLCQVDSGQWALELHVRTVEAWYSDGVAYPKMAWLAGNLLPKLLGWAVACKSGHFPNTLSLLPVEKYSLTYQRLKDKYKAMVKVWPEVTDPEKFVYEDVAIATYLLVLWSEERAEHDVDVLQSFVDLGCGNGLLVHILANEGHPGKGIDVRKRKIWDMYGPDTVLQEEAITPGENFLFPETDWLIGNHSDELTPWIPIMAARRVVDFRLWFGAMGLLDEGSTALVCFCRSSSTCRYFVLPCCFFDFFGKYRRRDSQKSQYKEYIDFIEEVSRVSGFHTLQDCLRIPSTKRVCLLGKRRTYEASEEAWAEDRRAGFIRSRCAASEGDGGVPGGGWETGFRPRERTETVRNCMALSRDLVDGVVLRVAEALLGMSEECPSCGDWKRGGSLCVGEVAALLPQDTLKQLKNECGGLQTLLKNNHQVFQVEGGTVRIRDWRDARPQRTHGKRKAALSPGALKTRPCWFDRHHPQGCPLLAEKCTFAHGLEELRASTRPGRNKANKHF; this is translated from the exons ATGCTCAAACGATTTGAAGTCAGATTTCCGGCGGATTGCGAAACCCTCCCTGATGGTTTCTGGTCAGCCGTGGACGTGTGGATAAAGAAACCTCACGTCGTCAACAAGCGCCTGTGCGGCGTCCAGGAGACCGAGGTTGTGGAGGGCGATGAAGCACTGCGGTTGCTGCCGCAGGATGTGCTTGCTTGGCTCAGCGGCAGCGGCAGCGACGGCACTCACCGAACACCTCTCTCCTCTCATGTTAGGACGTTTATCCCCAAAATCGACATATATGGCACAGGCAAACAGAAAGAGGTCGTTGTTAAAg ACTTGGACGGACAGCAGGTGATGTTTGTTCCCTTTGAGGAGTCTGAAGCGAGGCAGATGTCTGTGAAGAAGGACAACATTTACAGCATCAAGCTGTGCCAGGTGGACTCCGGCCAATG GGCGTTGGAGCTGCACGTGCGGACGGTGGAGGCGTGGTACTCGGACGGCGTGGCCTACCCCAAGATGGCCTGGCTGGCGGGGAACCTGCTGCCCAAACTGCTGGGCTGGGCCGTCGCGTGCAAGAGCGGCCATTTCCCCAACACCCTGTCGCTGCTGCCAGTCGAGAAGTACAGCCTGACCTACCAAAGGCTCAAGGACAAGTACAAGGCCATGGTCAAg GTGTGGCCCGAGGTGACGGATCCGGAGAAATTTGTATATGAAGACGTCGCCATCGCTACGTATCTCCTG GTGCTTTGGTCCGAGGAGCGGGCGGAACACGACGTGGACGTCCTCCAGTCCTTCGTGGACTTGGGCTGCGGTAACGGACTCCTGGTGCACATCCTCGCCAACGAAGGG CACCCTGGAAAGGGGATTGATGTCCGTAAGCGGAAGATCTGGGACATGTACGGCCCCGACACTGTGCTGCAG gaggaaGCCATCACCCCTGGCGAGAACTTCTTGTTCCCGGAGACGGACTGGCTGATCGGGAACCACTCAGACGAGCTGACGCCGTGGATCCCCATCATGGCAGCCAGGCGAGTCGTTGATTTTCGACTTTGGTTCGGAGCGATGGGACTTCTGGATGAAGGTTCGACGGCATTGGTGTGCTTTTGCAGGTCATCGAGCACATGTCGCTACTTCGTCCTCCCTTGTTGCTTCTTCGACTTTTTCGGAAAGTACCGCCGGCGGGACAGCCAAAAGTCTCAGTACAAGGAATACATCGACTTCATTGAGGAAGTGAGCCGAGTCAGCGGCTTCCACACGCTACAGGACTGCCTCAGGATTCCCTCCACCAAACGG GTATGCTTGCTGGGAAAGAGACGCACGTACGAGGCGAGCGAGGAAGCTTGGGCGGAGGATCGGCGAGCCGGTTTCATCCGAAGCCGCTGCGCCGCATCCGAAGGCGACGGCGGGGTTCCCGGGGGTGGCTGGGAAACGGGTTTCCGGCCTCGCGAGCGAACGGAAACGGTGCGCAACTGCATGGCGCTTTCTCGGGATCTGGTGGACGGCGTCGTGCTACGCGTGGCCGAGGCCCTTCTGGGAATGTCCGAGGAGTGCCCGTCCTGCGGGGACTGGAAGCGAGGAG GGAGCTTGTGTGTGGGAGAGGTGGCGGCGCTTTTGCCTCAGGACACGCTCAAGCAGCTCAAGAACGAATGCGGTGGCCTGCAGACGCTACTCAAGAATAACCATCAAGTTTTTCAAG TGGAAGGCGGAACAGTGCGCATCCGAGACTGGCGGGACGCAAGGCCCCAGAGGACGCATGGTAAGAGGAAGGCGGCTTTGTCGCCCGGCGCCCTTAAAACCCGCCCGTGCTGGTTTGACCGCCACCACCCTCAGGGCTGCCCCCTACTGGCCGAAAAGTGCACTTTTGCTCACGGACTTGAGGAGTTGCGAGCGTCCACCAGACCTGGGAGGAACAAGGCAAATAAGCACTTTTGA
- the anapc10 gene encoding anaphase-promoting complex subunit 10, whose translation MATPSKTPPGADPKQLERTGTVREIGSQAVWSLSSCKPGFGVDQLRDDNLETYWQSDGSQPHLVNIQFRRRTMVKMLCIYADYKSDESYTPSKISVRVGNNFHDLHEVRQLEMVEPSGWIHVSLLNQLSNEPVRTFMIQIAVLANHQNGRDTHMRQIKVYTPVQESSVGKFPPCTTVDFMMYRTIR comes from the exons ATGGCCACGCCGAGCAAGACGCCGCCCGGAGCCGATCCGAAGCAGCTGGAAAGGACTGGTACCGTTCGGGAGATCGGCTCACAGGCTGTGTGGTCGCTGTCCTCCTGCAAACCGG GGTTCGGCGTGGACCAGCTGAGGGACGACAACCTGGAGACGTATTGGCAGTCTGACGGATCCCAACCGCATCTGGTCAACATCCAGTTTAG GAGGAGGACCATGGTGAAGATGTTGTGCATCTACGCAGACTACAAGTCGGACGAGAGCTACACGCCCAGCAAGATCTCAGTCAGAGTGGGCAACAACTTCCACGACCTGCATGAAGTCAGG CAGTTGGAGATGGTGGAGCCCAGCGGTTGGATTCACGTGTCGCTCCTGAACCAGCTGAGCAACGAGCCCGTCCGGACCTTCATGATCCAGATCGCCGTGCTGGCCAACCACCAGAATGGCCGAGACACGCACATGCGGCAGATTAAAGTGTACACGCCAGTGCAGGAGAGCTCCGTGGGCAAGTTCCCGCCTTGCACCACCGTCGACTTCATGATGTACAGAACCATCAGGTGA
- the LOC127599702 gene encoding F-box/WD repeat-containing protein 7-like codes for MGFYGTLKLIFYKVKRKLDYGPDGRPFSSGKKHCRGHFSPPGAVQSAPTTFGELRLANGHSAQRRRVTSGPPPRGLQDWLHTFQAWSGPERLLALDHLIEACETGQLKHVMQLIQPHFQRDFISLLPKELALYVLNFLAPRDLLQAAQTCRYWRILAEDNLLWREKCREEDVSECASPRRRSCVTWKSTYIRQHRIDTNWRKGDERQAKVLKGHDDHVITCLQFSGDLIVSGSDDNTLKVWSAITGKCLRTLTGHTGGVWCSQMAATAVISGSTDRTLRVWNADSGQCVHVLHGHTSTVRCMHLHGNRVVSGSRDTTVRVWDVSSGRCEHVLTGHVAAVRCVQYDGRRVVSGGYDYMVKVWDPQTEACLHTLQGHTNRVYSLQFDGVFVVSGSLDTSIRVWDAETGSCVHTLTGHQSLTSGMELRDRILVSGNADSTVRVWDIRTGRCLHTLQGPNKHRSAVTCLQFCRGLVLSSSDDGTVKLWDLQTGAWLRDVVALPSCGSGGVVWRIKASDTRLVCAAGSRMGTEETKLLVLDFDLDEQQTDQNGQTESDQDSVAEDSVH; via the exons ATGGGCTTCTACGGGACCTTGAAGCTCATCTTCTACAAG GTCAAGAGGAAGCTGGATTACGGTCCAGACGGTCGGCCGTTTTCCTCAGGAAAAAAGCATTGCAGAGGCCATTTTAG TCCTCCCGGAGCGGTTCAGAGTGCACCCACGACATTTGGGGAGCTCCGGCTGGCCAACGGGCATTCGGCTCAACGGCGTCGCGTCACCTCGGGCCCGCCCCCTCGCGGTCTACAAGATTGGCTTCATACCTTTCAG GCGTGGAGCGGACCCGAGAGGCTGCTGGCGCTGGACCACTTGATTGAGGCGTGTGAAACGGGCCAACTCAAGCACGTGATGCAACTCATCCAGCCGCACTTTCAGAGGGACTTCATTTCCCTGCTGCCCAAAGAG cTGGCTCTGTATGTGCTGAACTTCCTGGCTCCCAGAGACCTGCTGCAGGCCGCTCAGACCTGCAGGTACTGGCGAATCCTAGCTGAGGACAACCTGCTGTGGAGGGAAAAGTGCCGCGAGGAAG ACGTGTCCGAGTGCGCGTCACCTCGCCGCAGGAGCTGCGTCACGTGGAAGTCGACGTACATACGACAACACCGCATCGACACCAACTGGAGGAAGGGGGACGAGCGCCAGGCCAAG GTGCTGAAAGGTCACGACGACCATGTGATCACATGTCTCCAGTTCAGCGGTGACCTCATTGTCAGCGGCTCTGACGACAACACGCTCAAAGTGTGGTCGGCCATCACTGGCAAG TGTTTGCGTACGCTGACGGGCCACACGGGCGGCGTGTGGTGCAGTCAGATGGCGGCCACCGCGGTGATCAGCGGCTCCACCGACCGGACGCTGCGTGTGTGGAACGCCGACAGCGGCCAATGCGTCCACGTACTGCACGGCCACACATCTACCGTGCGCTGCATGCATCTCCACGGCAACCG GGTTGTGTCGGGCTCCAGGGACACGACGGTGCGCGTGTGGGACGTGTCGAGCGGTCGCTGCGAGCACGTGCTGACGGGCCACGTGGCGGCCGTGCGCTGCGTCCAGTACGATGGACGCCGCGTGGTGTCGGGGGGCTACGACTACATGGTGAAGGTGTGGGACCCCCAAACGGAGGCATGTCTCCACACTCTGCAGGGACATACCAACCGGGTGTATTCACTGCAg TTTGACGGCGTCTTCGTGGTTAGCGGCTCGCTTGACACGTCCATCCGAGTGTGGGACGCGGAAACAG GCAGCTGCGTCCACACCCTGACGGGCCACCAGTCGCTGACCAGCGGAATGGAGCTGCGGGACCGCATCCTGGTGTCCGGGAACGCCGACTCCACCGTTCGCGTATGGGACATCCGAACGGGGCGCTGTCTTCACACTCTGCAAG GTCCCAACAAGCACCGGTCGGCGGTGACGTGCCTGCAGTTCTGCCGAGGTCTGGTTCTGTCCAGCTCGGACGACGGCACGGTCAAACTGTGGGACCTCCAAACGGGCGCCTGGCTGCGTGACGTGGTAGCGCTGCCGAGCTGCGGATCCG GTGGTGTGGTGTGGCGCATCAAGGCCTCCGACACCAGGCTGGTTTGCGCGGCCGGCAGCAGAATGGGCACCGAGGAGACCAAACTGCTGGTGCTGGACTTCGACCTGGACGAGCAGCAGACGGACCAGAACGGACAGACCGAGTCGGACCAAGATTCCGTCGCGGAGGATTCCGTTCATtaa
- the trmt44 gene encoding probable tRNA (uracil-O(2)-)-methyltransferase isoform X2, which produces MLLKMMPVRALELHVRTVEAWYSDGVAYPKMAWLAGNLLPKLLGWAVACKSGHFPNTLSLLPVEKYSLTYQRLKDKYKAMVKVWPEVTDPEKFVYEDVAIATYLLVLWSEERAEHDVDVLQSFVDLGCGNGLLVHILANEGHPGKGIDVRKRKIWDMYGPDTVLQEEAITPGENFLFPETDWLIGNHSDELTPWIPIMAARRVVDFRLWFGAMGLLDEGSTALVCFCRSSSTCRYFVLPCCFFDFFGKYRRRDSQKSQYKEYIDFIEEVSRVSGFHTLQDCLRIPSTKRVCLLGKRRTYEASEEAWAEDRRAGFIRSRCAASEGDGGVPGGGWETGFRPRERTETVRNCMALSRDLVDGVVLRVAEALLGMSEECPSCGDWKRGGSLCVGEVAALLPQDTLKQLKNECGGLQTLLKNNHQVFQVEGGTVRIRDWRDARPQRTHGKRKAALSPGALKTRPCWFDRHHPQGCPLLAEKCTFAHGLEELRASTRPGRNKANKHF; this is translated from the exons ATGTTGCTGAAGATGATGCCTGTTAGGGCGTTGGAGCTGCACGTGCGGACGGTGGAGGCGTGGTACTCGGACGGCGTGGCCTACCCCAAGATGGCCTGGCTGGCGGGGAACCTGCTGCCCAAACTGCTGGGCTGGGCCGTCGCGTGCAAGAGCGGCCATTTCCCCAACACCCTGTCGCTGCTGCCAGTCGAGAAGTACAGCCTGACCTACCAAAGGCTCAAGGACAAGTACAAGGCCATGGTCAAg GTGTGGCCCGAGGTGACGGATCCGGAGAAATTTGTATATGAAGACGTCGCCATCGCTACGTATCTCCTG GTGCTTTGGTCCGAGGAGCGGGCGGAACACGACGTGGACGTCCTCCAGTCCTTCGTGGACTTGGGCTGCGGTAACGGACTCCTGGTGCACATCCTCGCCAACGAAGGG CACCCTGGAAAGGGGATTGATGTCCGTAAGCGGAAGATCTGGGACATGTACGGCCCCGACACTGTGCTGCAG gaggaaGCCATCACCCCTGGCGAGAACTTCTTGTTCCCGGAGACGGACTGGCTGATCGGGAACCACTCAGACGAGCTGACGCCGTGGATCCCCATCATGGCAGCCAGGCGAGTCGTTGATTTTCGACTTTGGTTCGGAGCGATGGGACTTCTGGATGAAGGTTCGACGGCATTGGTGTGCTTTTGCAGGTCATCGAGCACATGTCGCTACTTCGTCCTCCCTTGTTGCTTCTTCGACTTTTTCGGAAAGTACCGCCGGCGGGACAGCCAAAAGTCTCAGTACAAGGAATACATCGACTTCATTGAGGAAGTGAGCCGAGTCAGCGGCTTCCACACGCTACAGGACTGCCTCAGGATTCCCTCCACCAAACGG GTATGCTTGCTGGGAAAGAGACGCACGTACGAGGCGAGCGAGGAAGCTTGGGCGGAGGATCGGCGAGCCGGTTTCATCCGAAGCCGCTGCGCCGCATCCGAAGGCGACGGCGGGGTTCCCGGGGGTGGCTGGGAAACGGGTTTCCGGCCTCGCGAGCGAACGGAAACGGTGCGCAACTGCATGGCGCTTTCTCGGGATCTGGTGGACGGCGTCGTGCTACGCGTGGCCGAGGCCCTTCTGGGAATGTCCGAGGAGTGCCCGTCCTGCGGGGACTGGAAGCGAGGAG GGAGCTTGTGTGTGGGAGAGGTGGCGGCGCTTTTGCCTCAGGACACGCTCAAGCAGCTCAAGAACGAATGCGGTGGCCTGCAGACGCTACTCAAGAATAACCATCAAGTTTTTCAAG TGGAAGGCGGAACAGTGCGCATCCGAGACTGGCGGGACGCAAGGCCCCAGAGGACGCATGGTAAGAGGAAGGCGGCTTTGTCGCCCGGCGCCCTTAAAACCCGCCCGTGCTGGTTTGACCGCCACCACCCTCAGGGCTGCCCCCTACTGGCCGAAAAGTGCACTTTTGCTCACGGACTTGAGGAGTTGCGAGCGTCCACCAGACCTGGGAGGAACAAGGCAAATAAGCACTTTTGA
- the tox4b gene encoding TOX high mobility group box family member 4b isoform X1, producing the protein MDLNFYSHLTGGSGQHDGDPEFLDPQSFNGFDSDNKFPGGNDNYLAISGSGHPFLAPSETFHTPSLGDEEFEIPPISLDPDSSLAVSDVVSHFGELSDTSPSDNVVVPGNAVVEGDDPSFASTFVHPPSQGLEHLSLGVINQSGGALLGSSLGMDLGHPIGSQFSSSSPVTIDVPLGDMSQGLLGSNQLTTIDQSELSAQLGLGLGAGNILQRPQSPERPLSATASPTSSLQDDDMDDFRRSILVDSPVSQTYCPGVISLDPSMAEAPSSGPTSGASALTGRKAGGGRSGKTGKKKEDPNEPQKPVPAYALFFRDTQAAIKGQNPKATIGEVSKIVASMWDSLGKEQKQVYKRKNELAKKDYLRALAEYRATLNCQVPIEVLDSAPSPPPAAPPAPPPSRPSRAQQYNPEENTITNICTSNIILDLPQVTTRSRTGAIRPQPPPDSNPPTVAKIIIKQTQLPSGGVSVTAMPASLARQPPPLQQMQSTPPPPRLQQMVHAQAPPPLQAKPRGGGAVASAAPPPLQIKIVPSVRQADSLILTSACETSDLAKVPGQSAAAVTRGEEMMEAEEGMEVEVKVAPGPGITPAASPNICVRNGCTNPAVDSKDWDKEYCSNECVATHCRDVFTAWCAIRGQNSTTVT; encoded by the exons ATGGACCTGAATTTTTACTCCCATCTTACCGGCGGAAGCGGGCAGCACGACGGTGATCCAGAGTTCCTGGACCCGCAGTCCTTCAACGGATTTGACTCAGACAACAAG TTCCCAGGTGGCAATGACAACTACCTGGCAATATCCGGGTCGGGCCACCCCTTCTTGGCTCCGTCAGAG ACCTTCCACACTCCGAGTCTGGGGGATGAGGAGTTCGAGATCCCTCCCATCTCATTGGACCCGGATTCATCCCTCGCTGTCTCCGATGTGGTGTCTCATTTTGGGGAGCTGTCGGACACCAGTCCCTCCGACAACGTGGTGGTCCCCGGGAATGCCGTGGTGGAAGGCGACGACCCATCTTTCGCATCCACTTTTGTCCACCCCCCTTCCCAAGGTCTGGAGCACCTGAGTCTTGGAGTCATCAACCAGTCTGGAGGCGCCCTGCTTGGCTCGTCCCTGGGAATG GATTTGGGCCATCCCATCGGCTCGCAGTTTAGCAGCTCATCTCCGGTCACCATCGACGTTCCACTCGGAGACATGAGCCAAGGCCTGCTGGGCTCCAACCAACTGACCACCATCGACCAGTCGGAGCTCAGCGCTCAACTGGGTCTCGGCTTGGGAGCTGGGAATATTTTGCAGCGCCCTCAGTCACCGGAGCGGCCGCTATCGGCCACGGCGTCGCCCACCAGCTCGCTGCAGGATGACGACATGGACGATTTCCGGAGG AGCATCCTGGTGGATTCTCCAGTCTCTCAGACGTACTGCCCCGGCGTCATCTCCCTGGACCCCTCTATGGCCGAGGCGCCGTCATCCGGCCCCACCTCCGGCGCTTCGGCCCTTACCGGTCGGAAGGCAGGCGGTGGCAGGAGCGGTAAGACGGGGAAGAAGAAGGAAGACCCCAACGAGCCGCAGAAGCCTGTCCCGGCGTACGCTCTCTTCTTCAGAGATACTCAGGCGGCCATCAAAGGACAAAATCCTAAAGCCACCATAGGAGAAGTTTCAAAGATCGTGGCGTCCATGTGGGACAGCCTCGGCAAGGAGCAGAAGCAG GTTTACAAGAGGAAAAATGAATTGGCCAAGAAGGATTACTTGAGGGCACTTGCAGAGTACAGGGCTACCCTCAATTGTCAG GTCCCCATTGAAGTGTTGGATTCAGCGCCATCGCCACCTCCAGCGGCGCCTCCGGCCCCGCCCCCATCCCGCCCCAGCAGGGCCCAACAGTACAACCCCGAGGAGAACACTATCACCAACATCTGCACTTCCAACATCATTTTGGACCTGCCCCAGGTCACCACACGGTCACGCACAGGCGCCATCAGACCGCAACCTCCACCCGATTCCAACCCACCCACCGTGGCCAAGATCATCATCAAGCAAACGCAGCTCCCCTCGGGCGGCGTGTCGGTTACGGCCATGCCCGCCTCGTTGGCACGACAGCCGCCGCCGCTTCAGCAAATGCAgagcacgccgccgccgcccaggtTGCAGCAGATGGTGCACGCCCAAGCGCCGCCACCCCTGCAAGCCAAGCCTCGGGGAGGCGGCGCCGTGGCTTCTGCGGCTCCACCGCCGCTGCAGATCAAAATAGTTCCGTCAGTACGCCAGGCGGATTCGCTGATTTTGACATCGGCTTGTGAAACGTCGGATTTGGCCAAGGTGCCCGGACAGTCGGCCGCTGCAGTGACAAGAGGAGAGGAAATGATGGAGGCGGAGGAAGGG ATGGAAGTGGAGGTGAAAGTGGCCCCCGGGCCTGGCATCACGCCTGCTGCCAGTCCAAACATTTGCGTACGCAACGGGTGCACCAATCCAGCGGTGGACAGCAAAGACTGGGACAAAGAGTACTGCAGCAACGAGTGTGTCGCCACACATTGCAG AGATGTGTTCACGGCCTGGTGTGCCATTCGAGGGCAGAACTCCACCACAGTCACCTAA
- the tox4b gene encoding TOX high mobility group box family member 4b isoform X2 → MEFPGGNDNYLAISGSGHPFLAPSETFHTPSLGDEEFEIPPISLDPDSSLAVSDVVSHFGELSDTSPSDNVVVPGNAVVEGDDPSFASTFVHPPSQGLEHLSLGVINQSGGALLGSSLGMDLGHPIGSQFSSSSPVTIDVPLGDMSQGLLGSNQLTTIDQSELSAQLGLGLGAGNILQRPQSPERPLSATASPTSSLQDDDMDDFRRSILVDSPVSQTYCPGVISLDPSMAEAPSSGPTSGASALTGRKAGGGRSGKTGKKKEDPNEPQKPVPAYALFFRDTQAAIKGQNPKATIGEVSKIVASMWDSLGKEQKQVYKRKNELAKKDYLRALAEYRATLNCQVPIEVLDSAPSPPPAAPPAPPPSRPSRAQQYNPEENTITNICTSNIILDLPQVTTRSRTGAIRPQPPPDSNPPTVAKIIIKQTQLPSGGVSVTAMPASLARQPPPLQQMQSTPPPPRLQQMVHAQAPPPLQAKPRGGGAVASAAPPPLQIKIVPSVRQADSLILTSACETSDLAKVPGQSAAAVTRGEEMMEAEEGMEVEVKVAPGPGITPAASPNICVRNGCTNPAVDSKDWDKEYCSNECVATHCRDVFTAWCAIRGQNSTTVT, encoded by the exons ATGGAG TTCCCAGGTGGCAATGACAACTACCTGGCAATATCCGGGTCGGGCCACCCCTTCTTGGCTCCGTCAGAG ACCTTCCACACTCCGAGTCTGGGGGATGAGGAGTTCGAGATCCCTCCCATCTCATTGGACCCGGATTCATCCCTCGCTGTCTCCGATGTGGTGTCTCATTTTGGGGAGCTGTCGGACACCAGTCCCTCCGACAACGTGGTGGTCCCCGGGAATGCCGTGGTGGAAGGCGACGACCCATCTTTCGCATCCACTTTTGTCCACCCCCCTTCCCAAGGTCTGGAGCACCTGAGTCTTGGAGTCATCAACCAGTCTGGAGGCGCCCTGCTTGGCTCGTCCCTGGGAATG GATTTGGGCCATCCCATCGGCTCGCAGTTTAGCAGCTCATCTCCGGTCACCATCGACGTTCCACTCGGAGACATGAGCCAAGGCCTGCTGGGCTCCAACCAACTGACCACCATCGACCAGTCGGAGCTCAGCGCTCAACTGGGTCTCGGCTTGGGAGCTGGGAATATTTTGCAGCGCCCTCAGTCACCGGAGCGGCCGCTATCGGCCACGGCGTCGCCCACCAGCTCGCTGCAGGATGACGACATGGACGATTTCCGGAGG AGCATCCTGGTGGATTCTCCAGTCTCTCAGACGTACTGCCCCGGCGTCATCTCCCTGGACCCCTCTATGGCCGAGGCGCCGTCATCCGGCCCCACCTCCGGCGCTTCGGCCCTTACCGGTCGGAAGGCAGGCGGTGGCAGGAGCGGTAAGACGGGGAAGAAGAAGGAAGACCCCAACGAGCCGCAGAAGCCTGTCCCGGCGTACGCTCTCTTCTTCAGAGATACTCAGGCGGCCATCAAAGGACAAAATCCTAAAGCCACCATAGGAGAAGTTTCAAAGATCGTGGCGTCCATGTGGGACAGCCTCGGCAAGGAGCAGAAGCAG GTTTACAAGAGGAAAAATGAATTGGCCAAGAAGGATTACTTGAGGGCACTTGCAGAGTACAGGGCTACCCTCAATTGTCAG GTCCCCATTGAAGTGTTGGATTCAGCGCCATCGCCACCTCCAGCGGCGCCTCCGGCCCCGCCCCCATCCCGCCCCAGCAGGGCCCAACAGTACAACCCCGAGGAGAACACTATCACCAACATCTGCACTTCCAACATCATTTTGGACCTGCCCCAGGTCACCACACGGTCACGCACAGGCGCCATCAGACCGCAACCTCCACCCGATTCCAACCCACCCACCGTGGCCAAGATCATCATCAAGCAAACGCAGCTCCCCTCGGGCGGCGTGTCGGTTACGGCCATGCCCGCCTCGTTGGCACGACAGCCGCCGCCGCTTCAGCAAATGCAgagcacgccgccgccgcccaggtTGCAGCAGATGGTGCACGCCCAAGCGCCGCCACCCCTGCAAGCCAAGCCTCGGGGAGGCGGCGCCGTGGCTTCTGCGGCTCCACCGCCGCTGCAGATCAAAATAGTTCCGTCAGTACGCCAGGCGGATTCGCTGATTTTGACATCGGCTTGTGAAACGTCGGATTTGGCCAAGGTGCCCGGACAGTCGGCCGCTGCAGTGACAAGAGGAGAGGAAATGATGGAGGCGGAGGAAGGG ATGGAAGTGGAGGTGAAAGTGGCCCCCGGGCCTGGCATCACGCCTGCTGCCAGTCCAAACATTTGCGTACGCAACGGGTGCACCAATCCAGCGGTGGACAGCAAAGACTGGGACAAAGAGTACTGCAGCAACGAGTGTGTCGCCACACATTGCAG AGATGTGTTCACGGCCTGGTGTGCCATTCGAGGGCAGAACTCCACCACAGTCACCTAA